ACCAATGATCAAATTCCGATGATCAAACAGGGGGACAGCGACGCAGCCTTGTCCTGTCTTCCCGCCTGGTCAATTGGTTATTGGGAAATTGGTCATTATCTCTTTCTCTGGTCATTGGAATTTGGCCATTGATCATTAGTCTTTATGCTTGGTCATTGCCTTCACAATCGTGTATACTCTTAGAGCTTCGAATCCACAATCACATCCGGAGGTCAGGAAATGAAATTTTTTATAGATACGGCCAATATTGACGAGATCAAGAAAGGTATGGAGATGGGGCTTGTTGATGGTGTCACCACCAATCCGTCGCTCCTCGCAAAGGAGAATAAGGACCCCGAGACGGTACTTCAGGAGATACTGCGGACCGTGCCGGGACCGGTCAGCCTGGAGGTCATATCCACCACATCCGAAGGTATGTGCGAAGAGGCGCGAAAGCTGGCGCAGCTGGGCGAGAACGCCGTCATCAAGATACCTATGACGGAACAGGGTATAAGGGCCGTCAGGACACTGACGGACGAAGGGATCAAAACGAATGTGACCCTCATTTTTCAGCCCGTCCAGGCCCTCATCGCCGCAAAGGCAGGCGCCACCTATGTGAGTCCCTTCATCGGCAGGCTTGACGATATCTCTCAGAGGGGCATGGAGATAATCGATAGCATAACCAGGATATTCTACAATTATGCCTTCGAAACAGAGGTCATAGTCGCCAGCATCCGCAACCCCATGCATGTTCTGGATGCGGCTCTCATCGGCGCCGATATAGCCACCATTCCCTTCAACGTGCTCAAACAACTCATGAACCATCCGCTGACGGATATCGGTCTGCAGAAATTCCTCAAGGACTGGGAAGGCATCAAGAAATAGAGCTCCCGGCCACCGGCTCACCGTCCAGTATTTCCCTCACCTTCTTAAGGAGGTCCCGGGGGAGGATTGGCTTGGCGATATACTCTATCGTCGCGTCACGGATTCCTTTCTGGTGGATGATGTCATCGGTGTAGCCGCTCATGAAAAGCACCCTGATCCCGGGGTCGACGGACTTCAGCCTGTCAAAGGCCTCTTTGCCGTTCATCTTGGGCATGACGACATCGAGAATAACGAGGTCCGCCCGGCACCTCTTCTGTGTTTCAATGGCATCGAGACCATCTACGGCCTCAAAGACCTCGTAACCCTGTTCCGCAAGAACGGTGCGCAACAGGTCTCTCAACTCCTGATTGTCTTCTGCGACAAGTATCTTTTCGTTCCCCCGGGGGTCTTCGGCGAATGATTCTGTCTTTTCCTCCGGAAAAACCTCGACGATGGGAAGGAGGATCTCGAAGGTAGTCCCCCGGCCTACCTCGGTGGCAACGCGAATAGAACCATTGTGCTGTTGTACTATTCCGTACACTATGGACAGACCCAGTCCCGTTCCCTTACCCGATTCCTTTGTGGTAAAGAAGGGTTCGAAGATCTTTTCCCTCGTCCTCAAATCCATGCCGACACCTGTGTCGGAAACGCTGATACAGGCGAGGCGGCTTCTCCGGTCTTCCTTGTCCCCGCCGATATCGCTGTCGAGCCCTCTCGTGCTGATCGTGAGTTTGCCCCCCACGGGCATTGCGTCCCGGGCATTGGTCACAAGGTTCATGAGCACCTGGTCGATCTGGACGAAGTCGGCCATCACCACGAGTGGATCCTTGCAGAGGTCCGTCTTCAAAATAATGTCTTCGGTAATGAGGCGCGAAAGCAGCTTTTTGGTACCCGTGATAGCCGCATTCACATCCAGAGGTTTCGGGTCGATGATCTGTTTCCTGCTGAATGCAAGCAAACTCTGAGTCAGGATAGCCGCCTTGCCCGAAGATGCTACGATCTGATCGACATACTTCCGGACGGGATCATCCGGCGGGATCTTCATCTGCACAAGGTTCGAGTATCCCATAATGGCGGAGAGGATATTGTTGAAGTCGTGGGCGATCCCCCCGGCGAGCTGGCCGATGACCTCCATCTTCTGCGACTGATGCAGCTGCGATTCGAGTTGGACCTGTCTCGTCACATCGCGGTTGAGTGCAATATATCCCGTTATCGTGCCTGATGAATCCACAAGGGGACTGACGGTGGATTCCTCGTGGATAAAGGTCCCGTCCTTTCTCCTGTTGACGATGGTGCCGCTCCAGACCTTGCCGCCGCTGATCGTCTCCCAGAGGTTTCTGTAGAACTCCCGGTCATGGAGACCGCTCGTGAGGAAACTCGGCGTGTTGCCGATAGCCTCATCGCGGGAATATCCCGTGATGGACTCGAAGGCAGGATTGACATATTCGATGACGCCCCCTGCATCGGTGATGATGACATCCTCCCCCGTCTGTTCGATGGCCGTCACGAGGCGCCTGATCTGGGCTTCCGCCTTCTTCCTCTCCGTTATGTCCCGGACGATCACGAGGAGATAGGCCTCGCTGTTCACATCGAAACGCCTCAGGTTGACCTCCACGTCAAGAAAGCCCCCTCCGTCGAACCTCCTGTTGCGCCACTCGAAAAACTGCGGTTCGCCGGACATGGCAAGACGCACCTTTTCCATTGCCCTGTCTGCCGAGGAGGTGCCGTCAGGCTGGTTCTCGGGGGAAAACCCAGAGGGCCCCTTCCCCAGTATGTCTTCCTTTCTGCATTTCATCAGTTCCAGTGTCTGGGAGTTACAGTCCATGTAGATGCCGTTTTTGAGGACCAGAACGGCATCGGGAGAGAACTCAAAGAGGGCCCGGTAGCGCACCTCGCTTTCACGCAAGGCCTCTGCCGCCATCTTCCGTTCGGTGATGTCTCTGAGAATCCCTTCCCGACCTGCAATGTTTCCGTCATCATCAAGGAAGTAATGGGTCGTAATGGAGACGTACAACGTTGTGCCGTCCTTGCGCCTGAGAAAAGCCTCGTAATCGTTCACGCGGTCGCGGTCCTTCAGCTCGTCGATCATTCTGTAGAGATCACGGGAGTCGTTCCAGAAAGCCTCCATGGGCAGACCAAGCATATCCTCGACGGAATCATAGTGGAACATCCTCGCTCCCGCAGGATTTATCATGATCAGAATGCCATTCGCATCGAACCTGTAGAACACATCCTGTATCTTTTCGATTATATTGCGATAGAGCTTCTCGCTCTCCCTCAACGCCCGGGCGGTCCTTATCCGTTCCGTGATGTCCGTTATGATTGCTATATAACTGTCATCCCTCGTCTTCGCCACCTGAAAGAGCAGTTCCCTCATGGTACCGTCTTTGCTGACCCATCTCGATTCTTCCTGCCCTTTGTGATAGATCTCCCGGCCCACCCTCTCGTACTCTTCATCGTCGGGATAAAGGAAGCGGGAATCGTGCCCCACGAGCTCGCTTTCGTCATACCCCGTGATGGAACACATCGCATCGTTGACCCATTCAAATATCCTGCTCTTGATCTTTACGATACCGCTCGGCGAAGCCGAGAGAATTCCCGACAATGTCTCCTGTGAAGCCAGAAGCTCCATTTCTCTCGACCGGAGCTGAAGGGAGGTGCGTCTCAGCCTGGCAAGACCTATCACCAGGACTGTGATGAATGTCAGGAGAACAATGATCACAGCAACGGCGCCGAGTATTGCTGTCCTGTACACTTCAAAGAAGGAGTGCTGCCTGTTGAGGATGATACTGTCCCGCGGAACCATCGTCTCGGAGATCCCGTGCTCCCTGAGCTCTGCATGATCGAACATGAACCGGTTCGGGCTCTCGAGCATGCGGGGAAGGTCCCGAGGGCTCTTGCCGTCGAGTATCTGTTTCGCAAGTGAGCCTGCAGCCTGACCCTGGCTGAAGCCCGTGACACATTTGCCGCCGACAAGGCCTTTTCCCATAAAAGAGCTCGAACGGCCGAAAACGGGAACGGGCGACGTCTTCAGTACTCTCTCTGCCTCTTCCATCGAAACAGGCCTGCCCTGCTCATCCTGCCATAAGGATATGAAGAAAACCATGCTGTCCGCAGGAAGCGTGGATACTGTCTGTTCGACCTGCGAGTATGAAAGGTTGTCTATTGTCTTCGTCGCAAAATGGGGGTAGGAGGTCTCCATGATCCGCGACAGGTTTTCAAAACGTTTGCGGTTCTCCCTGGTCCGGTCATGCACAACATAGACCGTCCGCGCATCCGGCTTCACCCGGAAGGCAAACGCCAATGTTTCCTCGAAATCATCTTCTTCAAGGACACCGATGACATTTTCACGACCCGCAACTATGTCCTCATTGAACCTGTTCACCCCGCAGAATACTATGGGGGTATTTCTGAAAAGCTTCTTCTGATGTCGAAGGGCGAAGTGAAAGGCGTTATCGTCGGAGACAAGGACCACATCAAACCGAATAGAAACAAATTTCATCGCGTAGATATCGCGAAGCCTGTCGAGATATTCGGCGGTCTCGATCTTTCTCGTGTCCATGTATTCAACATGCACGGTAAGGTCCTCACGCCCCTTCAAAGCGGACATAAAGCCTTCCATTATGGTCTCGGTCCAATCTGTCCTGTGATAGGAATGGAGAATAAGCACCGTCTTGTGGTCATGGACTGCGGCTGCCCGGCATGAGCCGGCGAAAAGAAGAAACGAGAAGGCAATGAACATTACCGCCCATACCGGCTTTATGCCCCGCTTCTTCTCCCTGCAGCGGGGTTCTCTTCCTGCCGTGCCTTTCAAGCTGCCCATGAGTTGAGATAATCGCGCAATCTTGTTCTCCAATGAACAATATACGATCACGGCCGCCAATCCTTCCTTTTGTCCTGCAACGGCATACCACGCTGCNNNNNNNNNNNNNNNNNNNNNNNNNNNNNNNNNNNNNNNNNNNNNNNNNNNNNNNNNNNNNNNNNNNNNNNNNNNNNNNNNNNNNNNNNNNNNNNNNNNNATAATGGTGCATTACGCATGGATCATCGCTTTCACCGGTGCACTCGTCACTATTCTGGCCCATGGCTTCGGCAGGATGTCCTATTCGGTCATTCTGCCGCCCATGAAAGACGGCCTTATGCTCAATTACACGCAGCTTGGATCCATCGCGACGGGTAATTTCATCGGCTATCTCAGTCTCGCCATAATAGGCGGCTTTCTCGCCGCCCGCTTTGGAGTGAGGCGGGTCGTTTTCTTCTCCCTTCTTGTGATCGGAGTAAGCCTTTTCCTTACAGGTTTTGCCGATTCTTTTTCCTTCGCTTTTGTAATGAGGCTTATAGCCGGGCTGGGTAACGGGGGAAGCTACGTTCCAATCATGGCCCTGCCGGCCGCCTGGTTCATCGCGCAAAAAAGAGGACTTGCAACGGGGATAGTATCCGGCGGCATAGGCACGGGGCTTTTCCTCTCGGGGATAATCCTCCCTCCCATTATCTCGGCTTTTGGAAAAGACGGGTGGCGCTACGCATGGTATTTCCTGGGGATAGCGGTCTTCGTTCTCGCTTTCGTCTGCTATGCCTTCCTGAGAAACAGCCCTTCCGAAAAAAGTCTTTCCATGTACGGGGGCGTCGAAGAGCAAAAAGGCGGCCCGAAGGTCACCCTCTTTTCGGCCTTCAAGGACGTTGTCGTGGAATCGGAGATCTGGAAACTGGGAGTGGTCTATTTCATGTATGGATTCTCCTATATTATCTATCTCACCTTTTTCGTCGCTTTCCTCACCAGGGAGATGGGGGTAAGCTCAATCTCGGCGGGAAGGATCTTTGCCGTACTCGGTATCTTCAGCATATTCTGCGGCGTCATATATGGCTGGATATCCGACGTGCTCGGGAGAAGGTACGGATCCATGATCGCCTACCTCACCCTTGCTCTGTCCTACCTCATCTTCGCCTTCTGGAGGGACACCACGGGCTTCTACGTATCGGCGGTGATCTTCGGCGTAGCCGCCTTTTCTATCCCCACCATCATGGCCGCGGCATCGGGAGACGCCGTGGGCGGCCGCCTCGCTCCTGCCGGTCTCGGCTTCATAACTCTATTCTTCGGCATAGGTCAGGCCCTGGGCCCGCTGGCGGGAGGCTACATAAAGGACACCACGGGGACCTTCACTTACGCATTCCTCCTTTCCGCAGGGGTCTCACTGCTGGGAGCGTTCGGATCTCTGATCCTCAAGAAGAAAGCCTGACGTCCGGACGAAAGGCTTTCTTCTTCACGTTTCAGGCAGGAGAATCCTATCCCGGGTGTGGTTCTATTGTCATTCTCCTGTGTTTCTTGAAACTTGCAGTGTGGGCTTTAGTCTTGACACGCCAGCGCCGCTTTTGCTACTGTTTTGTTGCCTTATGCGATAATGGCCGGAGATTGAATGGCAACACCAAAGAAGACTGCTCAGCAATGGTTTCTTGAAGCCTATCATTATCATCTGCTTGAACAATCCGTCGACAAGGCCATCAAGGCATACAGGAGGTGCATACACCTCGACCCCGCTTACACTGATGCATATGTCAACCTCGGACTTATCCATCTCAAGCGGGAACAATACGAGAAGGCCCTGCAATATTTCGCCCGCGTCGCCCAGCTTGAACCCGAAAATATAGAGGCATATATCAATCTCGGTTATGCCTATGAAAAAATGGACCGTTTCGGCAGCGCGAAGCAGATGTACGAACACGCGCTGAAGATCAACCCGCGGCACATGGAGGCCTTCGTCAATCTCGCCAACATCGCTGAGATACAGGCCGACTATAACGGGGCCATCGATCTATGGAAGAAGGCCATCGAGGTGGACCCTAACGCCGCTCAGCCCCATTTTTTCCTGGCAGCCACCTATGACCGGCACGACATGTTTGACGAAGCCATCGAGGCGTACGGGCACACCCTCGCCATCGACCCCCATCATTTAAAGGCCCTCTTCAATCTCGGGCGTCTTTACATACAACAGGGTGAGCCGAGGAAGGCTTTCGATGCCTTTGCGCGTATCGTCGAATTGAACGGCGACAACACTGCGGCATGGAACTACCTGGGGTATATTTACGAGACGCTGGGAAGCATCGACCACGCCATATTTGCATACAGCAATTCCCTCATTATCAACAACTACCAGGAAGATGCTCATTACAACCTGGCCCGGCTGCAATATCTTCAATACCGCTCCGATCCGGACCCGGCCATGCTGGAAGGGATTAAAGGCAGACTGCAGTATGTGGCTTCTGTAAACCCCAACAACCGGGAGGCAAAACAATTGCTGGGTATGATCCGGCTCCACAGGTCAAGGGAAGAAAGAACAGTTATAGACCAATAACCAGATGACCAAGCACCAATAATCAATCCCCAATACCGGGGCTGAAGAAGTGCTTTTCTCCTGGTTATTGCCCTCTCCTATCCCTCCAATTTCTTCATGATGACGCTCAGTATTTCACTCCACACGGAGACGGGGTCAACCGTCGGCGAAGCGGTAAGCTGGGGATTCTTTTCGAGTGTCTGGGCGGCCAGGACCCCCGCGACCTTTCTCTTCTGATCGATACCTGTATCCCTTGTCTGCTCCACAATGTGAGGAGGTATCTCTATCTTGATCTTGCACCCGGCGACAGATACCACATCCGGCTCTGTCTCGACCTCTTCCGCGACACCTTCGACGGGTATCTGAACATGAGCAGCCTCTTCCGCGGGTGGCGGTGGCGGTGGCGGTGGCGGTGGCGGTGGCGGTGGCGGTGGCGGTGGCGGTGGCGGTGGAGGTGGAGGTGGAGGTGGAGGTGGAGGTGGAGGTGGAGGTGGAGGTGGAGGTGGAGGTGGAGGTGGAGGTGGCGGTGCGGCCATCTCGATGATCCCTTCTTTTGCCTCGGCGGGCGTGAATGTTTCCTCGGGCTCCGGCTCCGGCGTCGTCTCTTCGACTACCGGTTCAGCTTCTCTCTGGAATCTCAGTTCCCGTCCTGATTCCGGCTCAGCCTCAACACGCACCGGCTCAGTTTCTTCCTTTGCCTCAGGAACTGTCTCAAGCTCCTCCTGGACAGGCTCTTTCCCCGACATCGGGGGACCGGCAAAAAACTGGCCCCCCGGAGCCGAAGGCGTCGCGGTAGGGGACGCCGGCCGTTCCAATACTGGTGGCGGTGGCGGTGGCGGTGGCGGTGGCGGTGGCGGTGGCGGCGGTGGTGGCGGCGGTGCAGCCATCACGGGCCTCTCCGGTGGTGGTGGCGCACCTATCGGTGGAGGTGGTGGAGGTGCGGCCATCACGGGCCTCTCCGGTGGTTGCGTCATCCCGGCTGGAGCTGGTTCTATGTCAGGCAGCTGGGCTGCCTTTGCCTTCCTCGCCGGCCGCTCCTTAAGACTTCTCTTCTGCACCGCAGGGCCTGTCATCTTCAGAAAACGCTGACCGATCTGCTGGACAACGTCTCCGGTAATGACGTCAAAATTATTCGTCTCTCCCGCCTTAAGGCATAATTTTGCTATCTTGTTGATAAGGCGGGGCACTCCGTTCTCGGAGTACTGATAAAGCCTGCGAATGGCGTCATCCGTAAATATATCCCTCGCTGCGCCAGCCATTTTCAACCGTGTGCCGACGTAATTCCTTACAAGCTCTTCGCTCTCCATCTTCTCGATCCTGTTGTAGGTGCCTATTCGCTGGAACAGGTTGGCCCTCTTGGGATGCTCAAGCCTCTTTGCAAGTTCCATCTGGCCTGCAAGGACTATGGTGAAGAGATTTCTCGTATCGTCCTGCATGTTCGTGAGAAGCCGCAGGCTTTCGAGGTTCGTCGGAGATATGGCATTTGCCTCGTCAATGAAGACAAGGACCTTTTTGCCCTCATCGGCCGTCTCAAAAAGCAATTTGTTGAAAACCTCAAGAAGCTCGGTCTTGCCCCGGATCTCGCATTCCTTGCCCGTTAGCTGGCCTATGATCTCACGGAGTATCTGCACGAAGGACATGTCGGGGTTTGTTACAAAAGCTATCTTGTACTTGCTCTGTTCGAGCGAGTCGAGAATAAGCCGCAGCGACAACGTT
This genomic interval from Syntrophorhabdaceae bacterium contains the following:
- the fsa gene encoding fructose-6-phosphate aldolase — protein: MKFFIDTANIDEIKKGMEMGLVDGVTTNPSLLAKENKDPETVLQEILRTVPGPVSLEVISTTSEGMCEEARKLAQLGENAVIKIPMTEQGIRAVRTLTDEGIKTNVTLIFQPVQALIAAKAGATYVSPFIGRLDDISQRGMEIIDSITRIFYNYAFETEVIVASIRNPMHVLDAALIGADIATIPFNVLKQLMNHPLTDIGLQKFLKDWEGIKK
- a CDS encoding ABC transporter substrate binding protein; this translates as MIVYCSLENKIARLSQLMGSLKGTAGREPRCREKKRGIKPVWAVMFIAFSFLLFAGSCRAAAVHDHKTVLILHSYHRTDWTETIMEGFMSALKGREDLTVHVEYMDTRKIETAEYLDRLRDIYAMKFVSIRFDVVLVSDDNAFHFALRHQKKLFRNTPIVFCGVNRFNEDIVAGRENVIGVLEEDDFEETLAFAFRVKPDARTVYVVHDRTRENRKRFENLSRIMETSYPHFATKTIDNLSYSQVEQTVSTLPADSMVFFISLWQDEQGRPVSMEEAERVLKTSPVPVFGRSSSFMGKGLVGGKCVTGFSQGQAAGSLAKQILDGKSPRDLPRMLESPNRFMFDHAELREHGISETMVPRDSIILNRQHSFFEVYRTAILGAVAVIIVLLTFITVLVIGLARLRRTSLQLRSREMELLASQETLSGILSASPSGIVKIKSRIFEWVNDAMCSITGYDESELVGHDSRFLYPDDEEYERVGREIYHKGQEESRWVSKDGTMRELLFQVAKTRDDSYIAIITDITERIRTARALRESEKLYRNIIEKIQDVFYRFDANGILIMINPAGARMFHYDSVEDMLGLPMEAFWNDSRDLYRMIDELKDRDRVNDYEAFLRRKDGTTLYVSITTHYFLDDDGNIAGREGILRDITERKMAAEALRESEVRYRALFEFSPDAVLVLKNGIYMDCNSQTLELMKCRKEDILGKGPSGFSPENQPDGTSSADRAMEKVRLAMSGEPQFFEWRNRRFDGGGFLDVEVNLRRFDVNSEAYLLVIVRDITERKKAEAQIRRLVTAIEQTGEDVIITDAGGVIEYVNPAFESITGYSRDEAIGNTPSFLTSGLHDREFYRNLWETISGGKVWSGTIVNRRKDGTFIHEESTVSPLVDSSGTITGYIALNRDVTRQVQLESQLHQSQKMEVIGQLAGGIAHDFNNILSAIMGYSNLVQMKIPPDDPVRKYVDQIVASSGKAAILTQSLLAFSRKQIIDPKPLDVNAAITGTKKLLSRLITEDIILKTDLCKDPLVVMADFVQIDQVLMNLVTNARDAMPVGGKLTISTRGLDSDIGGDKEDRRSRLACISVSDTGVGMDLRTREKIFEPFFTTKESGKGTGLGLSIVYGIVQQHNGSIRVATEVGRGTTFEILLPIVEVFPEEKTESFAEDPRGNEKILVAEDNQELRDLLRTVLAEQGYEVFEAVDGLDAIETQKRCRADLVILDVVMPKMNGKEAFDRLKSVDPGIRVLFMSGYTDDIIHQKGIRDATIEYIAKPILPRDLLKKVREILDGEPVAGSSIS
- a CDS encoding MFS transporter — its product is IMVHYAWIIAFTGALVTILAHGFGRMSYSVILPPMKDGLMLNYTQLGSIATGNFIGYLSLAIIGGFLAARFGVRRVVFFSLLVIGVSLFLTGFADSFSFAFVMRLIAGLGNGGSYVPIMALPAAWFIAQKRGLATGIVSGGIGTGLFLSGIILPPIISAFGKDGWRYAWYFLGIAVFVLAFVCYAFLRNSPSEKSLSMYGGVEEQKGGPKVTLFSAFKDVVVESEIWKLGVVYFMYGFSYIIYLTFFVAFLTREMGVSSISAGRIFAVLGIFSIFCGVIYGWISDVLGRRYGSMIAYLTLALSYLIFAFWRDTTGFYVSAVIFGVAAFSIPTIMAAASGDAVGGRLAPAGLGFITLFFGIGQALGPLAGGYIKDTTGTFTYAFLLSAGVSLLGAFGSLILKKKA
- a CDS encoding tetratricopeptide repeat protein, coding for MATPKKTAQQWFLEAYHYHLLEQSVDKAIKAYRRCIHLDPAYTDAYVNLGLIHLKREQYEKALQYFARVAQLEPENIEAYINLGYAYEKMDRFGSAKQMYEHALKINPRHMEAFVNLANIAEIQADYNGAIDLWKKAIEVDPNAAQPHFFLAATYDRHDMFDEAIEAYGHTLAIDPHHLKALFNLGRLYIQQGEPRKAFDAFARIVELNGDNTAAWNYLGYIYETLGSIDHAIFAYSNSLIINNYQEDAHYNLARLQYLQYRSDPDPAMLEGIKGRLQYVASVNPNNREAKQLLGMIRLHRSREERTVIDQ
- a CDS encoding AAA family ATPase, producing MYTDYWGLKKPPFDNVPDPSMYVDSHLSVENTVAETLFAIEEGNECLTVIVGDVGLGKTLSLRLILDSLEQSKYKIAFVTNPDMSFVQILREIIGQLTGKECEIRGKTELLEVFNKLLFETADEGKKVLVFIDEANAISPTNLESLRLLTNMQDDTRNLFTIVLAGQMELAKRLEHPKRANLFQRIGTYNRIEKMESEELVRNYVGTRLKMAGAARDIFTDDAIRRLYQYSENGVPRLINKIAKLCLKAGETNNFDVITGDVVQQIGQRFLKMTGPAVQKRSLKERPARKAKAAQLPDIEPAPAGMTQPPERPVMAAPPPPPPIGAPPPPERPVMAAPPPPPPPPPPPPPPPPPPPPVLERPASPTATPSAPGGQFFAGPPMSGKEPVQEELETVPEAKEETEPVRVEAEPESGRELRFQREAEPVVEETTPEPEPEETFTPAEAKEGIIEMAAPPPPPPPPPPPPPPPPPPPPPPPPPPPPPPPPPPPPPPPPPPPPPPPAEEAAHVQIPVEGVAEEVETEPDVVSVAGCKIKIEIPPHIVEQTRDTGIDQKRKVAGVLAAQTLEKNPQLTASPTVDPVSVWSEILSVIMKKLEG